Proteins co-encoded in one Oncorhynchus kisutch isolate 150728-3 linkage group LG1, Okis_V2, whole genome shotgun sequence genomic window:
- the LOC109895946 gene encoding striatin-interacting protein 1 homolog: MDVGGNSGGLIINKQRAMLPNKSRGEFVRNQRKDSEGFSESPDLEFEYADTDKWSAELSELYSYTEGPEFLLNRKCFEEEFRTHVSDKKWTELDVAQHRAHAMRLLDGLEVITREKRLKVSRAILYMVQGTFAECSSEAEVQHWMRYNIFLLLDVGTFTALVELLNMEVDNSAACSSAVRKPAISLADSTDLRVLLNIMYLMVVTIQQEDPADSPEWRATRETFKTELGSPLYNNEPISVMLFGMVTKFCSGHAPHFPMKKVLMLLWKSILFTLGGFEQLQNIKVRKREELRLPPLPEDSIRVIRSMRAASPPASASDLIEQQQKRARREHKSLIKQDNLDAFNEKDPYKSDEPREDEDDNDDNDNSMEAEPFPMERDEVMPPPILHPTSERVNFPKGLPWAPKVREKDIEHFLESSRSKFIGYTLGNDTDTVVGLPRPIHESIRTLKQHKYISIAEIQIAKEDEFQKTPLSGGEEDVEMCSTELLYQGILPSLPQYMIALLKILLAAAPTSKAKTDSINILADVLPEEMPTTVLQSMKLGVDVNRHKEIIVKAISAILLLLLKHFKLNHVYQFEYMAQHLVFANCIPLILKFFNQNIISYITAKNSISVLDFPYCVVHELPELTAESLEAGDNNQFCWRNLFSCINLLRILNKLTKWKHSRTMMLVVFKSAPILKRALKVKQAMMQLYVLKLLKVQTKYLGRQWRKSNMKTMSAIYQKVRHRLNDDWAYGNDLDARPWDFQAEECALRANIERFNSRRYDNNQRNPDFLPVDNCLQSVLGQRVDLPEDFQMNYDLWLEREVFSKPISWEELLQ; the protein is encoded by the exons ATGGACgttggtggtaatagtggtggaTTGATTATCAACAAACAGAGGGCTATGTTACCCAACAAAAGTAGGGGTGAATTTGTCCGTAATCAGAGAAAAGACTCGGAG GGCTTCTCCGAGTCTCCAGACCTTGAGTTTGAGTATGCAGATACAGACAAGTGGTCTGCTGAACTGTCAG AGCTATACAGTTACACTGAAGGACCAGAATTTCTTCTCAACAGAAAATGCTTTGAGGAGGAATTCCGAACTCATG TGTCTGACAAGAAATGGACCGAGCTGGATGTGGCTCAACACAGAGCTCACGCCATGCGTCTACTTGACGGCCTGGAGGTGATCACCAGGGAGAAGAGGCTGAAGGTGTCTAGGGCAATCCTCTACATGGTTCAGG GAACATTTGCGGAGTGCAGCTCGGAGGCAGAAGTGCAGCACTGGATGAGGTATAACATCTTCCTGCTGCTGGATGTTGGCACCTTCACAGCCCTTGTGGAGCTGCTCAACATGGAGGTTGA taacAGTGCTGCCTGTAGCAGTGCAGTCAGAAAGCCAGCAATCTCCTTGGCTGACAGCACAGACCTCAG GGTGCTGCTCAACATCATGTATCTGATGGTGGTGACCATCCAGCAGGAGGACCCAGCCGACTCACCTGAGTGGAGGGCCACCAGGGAGACCTTTAAAACAGAGCTGG gctcTCCTCTGTACAACAACGAGCCCATCTCTGTCATGCTCTTTGGCATGGTGACGAAGTTCTGCAGTGGTCACGCCCCCCACTTCCCCATGAAGAAGGTTCTAATGCTGCTGTGGAAGAGCATACTG TTCACCCTCGGGGGGTTTGAGCAGCTCCAGAACATTAAGGTGCGTAAGCGGGAGGAGCTTCGCCtgccccccctcccagaggatagCATCCGGGTCATCAGGAGCATGAGGGCAGCCTCACCCCCCGCATCTGCCTCTGACCTCATCGAACAGCAGCAGAAAAGGGCACGCCGTGAACACAAG TCCCTAATAAAACAGGACAACCTGGACGCCTTCAATGAGAAGGACCCCTACAAGTCAGATGAACCTCGTGAAGATGAGGACGACAACGATGACAATGACAACTCCATGGAGGCGGAGCCTTTTCCCATGGAACGGGATGAGGTCATGCCCCCACCCATCCTACACCCCACCTCAGAGAGGGTGAACTTCCCCAAGGGCCTGCCTTGGGCCCCCAAAGTCAG GGAAAAGGACATAGAACATTTCCTGGAATCAAGTAGAAGCAAGTTTATCGGCTATACGCTTGGAAA TGACACAGATACAGTTGTCGGCCTACCCAGACCCATCCATGAAAGCATCAGAACCTTGAAGCag CATAAGTACATCTCTATAGCTGAGATTCAGATTGCCAAGGAGGATGAGTTTCAGAAAACTCCACTGTCAGGG GGGGAAGAGGATGTGGAGATGTGCTCCACTGAGCTGCTATACCAGGGCATTCTTCCCAGCTTGCCTCAGTACATG ATTGCCCTGCTGAAGATCCTGCTAGCTGCTGCCCCCACCTCCAAGGCCAAGACAGACTCCATCAACATCCTGGCAGATGTGCTGCCTGAAGAGATGCC GACCACGGTGCTCCAGAGCATGAAGCTTGGTGTGGATGTTAACCGCCACAAGGAGATCATTGTTAAGGCCATCTCTGCCATCCTGCTGCTGCTTCTCAAACACTTCAAACTCAATCACGTCTACCAG TTTGAGTACATGGCTCAGCACCTGGTGTTTGCCAACTGTATTCCTCTCATTCTCAAGTTCTTCAACCAGAACATAATTTCTTACATCACAGCCAAGAACAG TATTTCTGTGCTGGACTTCCCTTACTGTGTGGTGCATGAGCTCCCTGAACTTACTGCAGAGAGTTTG GAGGCTGGCGACAACAACCAGTTCTGCTGGAGGAACCTGTTCTCCTGTATCAACCTGTTGAGGATCCTCAACAAGCTGACCAAGTGGAAGCACTCCAGAACCATG ATGCTGGTGGTGTTCAAATCTGCTCCCATATTGAAGAGGGCGTTGAAGGTTAAACAGGCCATGATGCAGCTGTACGTCCTCAAGCTGCTCAAAGTGCAAACCAAGTACCTGGGCCGCCAGTGGAGGAAGAGCAACATGAAGACCATGTCTGCCATATACCAGAAGGTCCGCCATCGCCTCAATGACGACTGGGCCTACGGTAATG ACCTGGATGCGCGGCCCTGGGACTTCCAGGCAGAGGAGTGTGCTCTGCGCGCCAACATTGAGCGCTTCAACAGCCGCCGCTACGACAACAACCAGAGGAACCCTGACTTCCTGCCCGTGGACAATTGCCTGCAGAGCGTTCTTGGACAGCGCGTCGACCTGCCGGAGGATTTCCAGATGAACTATGACCTCTGGCTGGAGCGAGAAGTCTTCTCCAAGCCCATATCCTGGGAGGAGCTTCTGCAATGA